The DNA segment aagcttttaaaattttaatatgttgttactgacaactaaatgaaggtcaagttcaataatggcgattttgacttttaccgttcaggagttatggttcttgaaagattgaaaaatggtgtttccagtcgtgtccgtgcatttacgcatgaacttttctaccaaagcttcccaaattttaatatgttgttactgatgacaaaatggaggtcaagttcaataatgacgattttgacttttaccgttcaggagttatggttcttgaaagattgaaaaatggagtttccagtcgtgtccgtgcatttacgcatgcactgttctaccaaagcttcccaaattttaatatgttgttactgattaCAAAATGGAGGTCAGGTTCAATAATgaccattttgacttttaccgttcaggagttatggttcttgaaagattgaaaaatggtgtttccagtcgtgttcgtgcattttctcatgaaccattcaaacaaagcttttgaaatgtttatgtgttgttactgatgacaaaatagaggtcaagttcaataatgacgattttgacttttaccgttcaggagttatggttcttgaaagattgaaaaatggtgtttccagtcgtgtccgtgcatttacgcatgaacttttctaccaaagcttcccaaattttaatatgttgttactgatgacaaaatggaggtcaagttcaataatgacgattttgacttttaccgttcaggagttatggttcttgaaagattgaaaaatggagtttccagtcgtgtccgtgcatttacgcatgcactgttctaccaaagcttcccaaattttaatatgttgttactgattaCAAAATGGAGGTCAGGTTCAATAATgaccattttgacttttaccgttcaggagttatggttcttgaaagattgaaaaatggtgtttccagtcgtgttcgtgcattttctcatgaaccattcaaacaaagcttttgaaatgtttatgtgttgttactgatgacaaaatagaggtcaagttcaataatgacgattttgacttttaccgttcaggagttatggttcttgaaagattgtaaaatggtgtttccattcacgttgttgcatttactcatgaatcattcaatctaagcttttcaaattttaatatgttgatactgatgacaaaatagaggtcaaatatgatattgacaattttcactttcaccattcatcagtaatggttcttgtgatattgccaggacacaaataaatgttagtAAATCCGGTTtactgtcgttgtgacagcctcttgttaaaCTATCAATAAatagtgtttctcgttttgtttatatagatcagaccgttggttttcccgtttgaatggttttacactagtaattttggggccctttatagcttgttgttcggtgtgagccaaggctccgtgttgaaggccgtactttaacctataatggtttaatttttaaattgttatttggatggagagttgtctcattggcactcacaccacatcttcctatatctatttatatgaTGACCTCAAACAGATTTTCATATAGTTTTAATGAGGTAATTTTTCAAGTTAAAATATCTTGAAATGAAGTTGCTTCATTACCTCACCAGAAACTAGTTTGTTGCTTTGTCGTCGCTGGGAGCTTCCAGACTAagacagcaaccatttgattttcggggtgggctatggttttttttggaaaaaaagtttgtttccagtttttggagaaaaaaataatttgtttttcattctgagaaaaaaaaatgtttgtttcaccctcagctgccaatgtaatggtaaaattgaaaagaaaaaaattgttttctacTTGTTgcgaaaaaaatagattattatagatttttttttttaccattttgtaTTCTAGATCGAATGGATGAAGGTTTTCTTGgctactttttctaaaaaagaacATGGTTGTTCGCCCTTATCCTTCCTACCAAGAAAATAGTTGCCTGCTATACATCTTTTACTGTCttgatttaaacaaacaaaatcttaACAGAAAGACATGAAGACTATTATATAAAGAACATCTGACACTTCAATTTCTCTTTGccgaaataaaagaaaatgtcaaCCTACCTACCCAATGTCTCTACCTTTTggcaaaccaaaaaaaaattgtatgtgtGGTCTTATCTAGCATCAGTAAAAGTCCACTACAAATTTTGAAATGCTTTGACATATTAATTCTGAAAAGCGCATTGGataacgaaatttgttttatttaacgTACAGAAATTATGTTGTCATGACAGTATAAACACAATATAACCAggataaaatatgaatgaaagtaAGCAGAGGATAGTTTGTTTTTCAGTATCAAATATCCAATCGGTCGTTTTAACTGCTAGTTCGACATTCAGATTTACGGcgtcaaaagaaataaaaaaaaaaaggattttcacaaggattaattttgaaaattgataaaattgatataaataaaagagatgcaagttatcattttgtgaACCCTACAGATTAAATAGTACGTTCACGTTGTCCTAACATATAAACTCGTATATAGTTTATCTGTCGTTATCAaccaaataaatcaaaagtacTACACGAGCACTCACTctacaaaattaattatatgtattaaaatcttgagaaacatgaaaaatatatagaCTGACTTTAAAAAGCTATGATTGACAAAAACTAACCAAAAAACCTACATCTCTAGTCTAGCATAATGGTCGCTATACAgaatatttctataataaaatacaggaacattttttcaatcaatttgTGAATGATGAATCAAAGATGAATGGCAGGTTCCTTATTCATCAATAATCTATCATTATGTTGACCATACTGTCAAATTAATTTCTCGTCAATTTTCTCCAGTATGTACGGATGGCAGTAAAGTTTTAGAATTCGTTAATAAATTATCAGGGCatcagaaaatataaacattggCTTTGTCTTCCTAATTGTCCAGTCTTCGTGAAATGTAGCCTAGAGAGATGCTAGGAAAAACGTTagtatttttaccatcttgaatGAAAACTGGAAATTTCAGCCGTTAGTATTGACCGACTATCTGTGTATTGCTTATAGTACAGTGGCAATTATTTCACGCATATCCAGTATAAATAGAAAAGTCAAAATGTTTTActcatttattttatgaaaactaTATGAtaacaatcaaatatttttgttttgtttcggATTGCGATCTATTTATGTCCTTTCTGTTGGCAGCTctgtaaaacaatatattctTGGTGTCAAATCTAATATGAAGGGTTCCGTTCAATTTTGTGGATATGTCTTGCAACTGCAAACTAATTTAGATGTGTATAATACCAAAAGGCGGCTTGTATAAGGAAAGAAGATACTATTTTGAGTTACTTGATGCATATGCCAcctgaacaaaacaaaacattagcAATgtagaaaattttattgatatataaatgtctaCATAAAATTGCGAAAATTAAGTCCATCAGCCATCTTGCTCTACGGAAGCTGTAGATTTCTACTAACTTTGATTTTGGTTGCTGTAATAATTCTGGATGTCTTGAAGCAGATCATTGACGGGGCGAGTTTGAAATTGtctgaaattaaagaaacattttttaattttataaagagacaaaatttaacaatacataaaatcaaTATACAAGCAGATATTTTATCGCTTGAGAATTGCAAAATCTTATTTATCACATTGATAATAGTTTTATCCCTCATTAACATATTGTCGTGATCAGatgaaatgtaaataaactatACTTACTTTCTGTAATGTCTGTTTCTGAAGTATGGTTGGACGCTTTTTCTGTAATGCAGAGACCATTCTGCTATCTAGAAGATACAAAAGTATGtgatcaatttttttcaatgattttttcaaTTCTGATATATTTAGTGGATTTGTTCGTCTGTTTCAAATTGCCGattaaaattaacatattttgttttcttttatttggaAAAAGACAACATACCACTGTGACCATTTTTATACTAAACTAATGACTCCGACATAGATCACTTTACTAAGTTatagtgatttttttgtataaatcttATGCAGGGACACTATAAGCAAACATCTTACATCCGAGATCGTTGGGTAATGGAACCACAAAGgatcttaaaaaaatagtaGCTAAACCCATCATCGTTCTACTTTTTAGAAggaatttttaagtaaaactgtaaaatttgtagaattaaaatgtattcaaaacGTTTCTTATGTCATTGTTGATAGGTTTGTTGTTGAACACCTAATTAGCATAATGTGTTCATGTTTATAGATTTCCATGAAGATCGTACATACCTTATTTGATATGCACAGATCATAAATTCTGCAAAGAATATCCAACAATTCCTCGTTTCCAAGACGTTTATTTCTGACAACAACTTCTGTAACGCTCTCTGGTGAAATGTCAAATGGTACCACATCATTATGTAACAGCCGTGTCAACTTGTTGAATGTTAACGAGTCTGGTGTATATTGAATTGCCAGATTATCTTTATCTCTTTCAAGCCCAGCAAGCAATGTTTCGGTGTATCTTTCTATAGCAGCATGATTTTTAACGAATGGAGGTAAATAAGAATGTTGACGGTAAAGTTTGTCAAAAGTAGGATCATCTTGAACAACATCACTTCTTGTATAGTTTGTGGGTTCTTCGCTTCTTGTGTAGTTTGTCGGTTCATCGTTTCTTGTATAGTTTGTCGTATCTTCGTTTCTTGTATAGTTAATCGGTTCATGGTTTCTTGTATAATTTGTCGGCTCTTCTGGTTCTTCCTCTATTTCACCGGAGCCATCAGACTCTATCTCGTCTGGGACCAGTGGAGGAGGTAAACTCTCACGCCAACAGTAAAAACTTGTAAGTTCAGCTTCATTCTCAAAATTTCTAAGTTCGTTGCCCGACagatttaaaatctttattactttAAGTGTTGGCCGTTCAGGTTTTGGTTCTTGTATCTgcaaaaaatgcataaaaatggtaaaatacaAGGAAGTTTTCTCGaatgctttttttcaaattcaaatccAGTTTAATTTTGAGTCGAAAAGTTGAATACCTATAAAATGTTAGCTCGGTTTTCACTTCTCATACATAATAGATcacaaaattattataaaataaaacacgtTTACAGTT comes from the Mytilus trossulus isolate FHL-02 chromosome 3, PNRI_Mtr1.1.1.hap1, whole genome shotgun sequence genome and includes:
- the LOC134709503 gene encoding uncharacterized protein LOC134709503; protein product: MDFLLDQVHRFLTRIGHRTDLGNTTLSTILDASYSDFNLESKLTADDYIEYTATALGLSTAAFMTVLCFRYILDKLPKANIPEIEDEPTEEKNTDQNLSMIQEPKPERPTLKVIKILNLSGNELRNFENEAELTSFYCWRESLPPPLVPDEIESDGSGEIEEEPEEPTNYTRNHEPINYTRNEDTTNYTRNDEPTNYTRSEEPTNYTRSDVVQDDPTFDKLYRQHSYLPPFVKNHAAIERYTETLLAGLERDKDNLAIQYTPDSLTFNKLTRLLHNDVVPFDISPESVTEVVVRNKRLGNEELLDILCRIYDLCISNKIAEWSLHYRKSVQPYFRNRHYRKQFQTRPVNDLLQDIQNYYSNQNQS